The stretch of DNA TCTTTAATTTTTTCTATTAAAGCTTCCATTTTTTCAACTTCATGGTGCAGTATTTCATTTCTTGTTTTTAAAAGCAAAGTTTCATTTTTTGATTTTTCAGCTTCTTCCATTGCTAGTTTGCTTAATAATTCATAATTCATTTTAATCCTTTGAAATGAAATCAATAATATATATCATATTATAAAAAATAGTATTCGAATATTATTTTACTTTAAAATCTCTGATTTTGTGAAATTTTATTACAATCAATAACAAAACTTTTATATGTTAAAATTAAACAAAATTTTTTTGAGGTAATTATGGACGGGATTGAAGTATTAGTTTTATTAGATGTTGGTGGATTAGAAGATAAGGAAAAGTTTGAAAAACATGTAAAAAAAGAGGGATTCAAACCAGTTGAGGGCGAAGATTTTGTATATACTGCAACTTCAACAACAACAACTTTTTCTACAAAAGCATATATTTTAGAAGTGTTTAAAAAAGGGCTTCAGAAAAATGTTTTTAACGATGCAAATTTGATTTTTTTATTAAATGAAACACCATATCCAACATATTATTACGATAAAACTACAAATGATTTTGAGTTAATCCAAGAAGAGAAATAGTGAAAAATATCTACGAATTTTTAAAAAATCTAAAAAATGAAAAAAGAACAAAAGAGTGCCAACTTTTAATCGTAAATGACGATAGACAAGCCCAAATTGCCTCAGATATTGTGGCATATTTGGGTTTGAAACCTTTTGTTTTATCTGATTTTAGAGCAAATTTTGGAGATGATTTATTGTCATTTTCAAATGAACTTCAAGATATTACAAGAACTCTTAGTTCATATTATTCTTATAAAAAACAAGACAAAATCCTGATTTCTCCAATACGAACTATCTCTTATCCACTCCCAAAAGAAAAATGTTTTGATAGTTTTACTATAAGTTTTGCAGACACTATAAAAATCGATGAGTTAAAATCAAAACTTTACAACTGGGGATATTACTTTGTAGATATTGTTACAAGTGAAGGTGAAGTCTCTATTCGTGGAGATATTATTGATATTTGTCCACTTGGAAGTGAGTTTGGATATAGAGTTTCACTTTTTGATGATGAAGTTGAAAGTATTAGAAAATTTGATATAGAAGACCAAAAATCAACTAAAGATGAAATAGAAACTTTTACAATTAACCCAGCTTTTTTAGCCCTTGATGAAAATAGTTTAAGTGAAATAAACGAAAAAATAGAAAATATTTCAAGTGATGCATTTATCAAAGATATTCACTCTTTAGGATTTTGGTATTTAGATGAATTAGGGGAATATTTACCTCAAAACCTTAGTTCATTTATCACAATAGACGCCTTAGATGAACTAGAAGAAGTTTATGTTTTTGAAGAAAAAAGAATAAACAAAGATAAATTTTTATTAACACCTCAAATCTATCACAGTAAAAATTACCAAGAAATCGCCCCTGCAAATGTAAAAGAATTTATCTCTTTTCACAAAGAGAAAAAAATCACAATTATTTCTGGAACGGAAGCAAAAGTAAAAGGTTATGATTTAGACTTAGCCGATAAAAATATCAAGTATGTTTTAGAAAATTACATTATAAATTTAGTTAGTGATGATGAAGTTATCATTTCACTTAACAAAGAAGTAAAAAAACGAAGAAAGAAAAAAGTAAAACTTGTTCTTGATGAACTTCAATTAAACGATTATGTAGTTCATGAAAAACACGGAATTGGACAATACAAAGGAATAGAACCAGTAACTGTTATGGGTGCAAAACGAGATTTTGTAATAGTAATGTATGCAGGTGATGACAAGCTTTTAATTCCAGTTGAAAATATAGATTTAATCGATAGATATGTAGCTGATGGAAGCTCTTATGCAATGCTTGATAAGTTAGGTAAAGGAAGTTTTGCCAAACTAAAAGATAAAGTTAAAGATAGACTTTTTGAAATTGCAAATGATATTATAAAACTAGCAGCTGCAAGGGAACTTGTAAACGGTATCAAAATCAATACAGATAAAAAAATCCTTGAAGATTTCCAAAAAAGTGCAGGATTTGATTATACGAAAGACCAAAAAAGAAGTATCAAAGAGATTTTTGCTGATTTAAGTAGCGGTCGAGTTATGGATAGACTTCTTTCTGGTGATGTTGGATTTGGTAAAACTGAAGTTGCGATGAATGCTATGTTAGCTGTAATTTTAGATGGTTTTCAAGCTATCTTTGTGTGTCCAACGACACTTCTTGCTACTCAACATTATCATAGTATGCAAAAAAGATTTTCTGAATTTGGAATAAGTATTGCCAAACTTGATGGAAAAACAAGTGCAAAAGAGAAAACTCATATCAAAAAAGGTTTAGCAAGTGGTGAGATAAAATTAGTAATTGGAACACACTCTTTACTTGAAATACAAACAGATAATTTAGCTTTAGTAATCATCGACGAAGAGCATAAATTTGGAGTTAAACAAAAAGAAAAATTAAAACATTTAAGAGAAGATGTGCATATCTTCTCAATGAGCGCAACACCAATTCCAAGAACTCTAAACCTTGCTTTATCAAAACTAAAAGGTATGAGTTCACTTCTTACTCCTCCAACTGAGAGATTGGGAGTGAGAACTTATGTAAAAGAGTATAGTGACAAACTAATCAAAGAGATAATTCTAAGGGAAAAAAGAAGAGGTGGACAGCTTTTTTATGTGCATAATAACATAGCTTCAATTGAAGCAAAAAAAAGAGATATTGAACAAATAGTTCCAGGTATTAAAATTCAAGTTATCCACTCTCAAATCAAGCCAGCTGATGCAGAAAAAGTAATTGATGCTTTTGAAAACAAAGAGTTTGATATTTTATTAGCAACTTCAATCGTTGAATCAGGACTTCATTTACCAAATGCAAACTCAATCATCATCGATGGAGCTGATAGATTTGGAATTGCAGATTTACACCAGCTTCGAGGTCGAGTAGGGCGAAGTAACAAAGAAGGATTCTGTTATTACATAGTTGAAGATAAAAAACAAATCACAGAAGATGCAGTAAAAAGATTGGTTGCACTTGAATCAAACTCTTACTTAGGAAGTGGAACGGCATTGGCTCACCAAGATTTAGAAATCAGAGGTGGGGGAAATATTATTGGAGTTGACCAAAGTGGACACATCAAACAAATTGGATACGGTTTATATCTAAAAATGTTAGAAGATACTTTAGCAACTTTAAGTGGAGATGATAAAAAAGAGAAAAAAACAGTAGATATAAAACTAGCAATTTCAGCATATATAAGTGATGATTATATCCATGAAGACCGAGTTAGACTTGAACTTTATAGAAGACTCAGTAGGGCTTCTGAAATTCAAGAAGTTTATGCAATAGAAGAAGAGATGGAAGATAGATTTGGAAAACCAGATGTTCCAACAAAACAGTTTATAGAACTAATCATTATAAAAATTCTAGCGTTAAATCTAGGAATCCAAAATATCAGCTCTTATGAAATGGCAATCACATTCACAAAAGTCAATGATACAAAAGAGACAATAAAATCACCAAGTAAAGATGATGACGATATTATTGCTACAACTTTGAGATATTTGAGAAAGTAAATATGTTAGATTTAGAGTTTAAAGAGTGTCAAAAAAATGATATAAAAGAAGTTGTTTTTATAATAAATGAAGCTTATAGAGCAGAAAGAAAAAATAATGCTTGGACAACTGAATCTCATATATTAACTGGAATTAGAGTAAATGAAGATGTGATGGGAAAACTTTTAGATGAAAAAAACACTAAAACATATATTTCAAAAGTTGAAAATAAAATAGTTGGAACTATTCAAGCTAAACTTGATGGTGAAAATATACATATTGGACTTTTTGCTGTTGATACGAAATTTCAAGCAGAAGGAATAGGAAAAAAACTCTTAGAATTTGCAGAAAACAGTTCATCTAAACTTTGGGGAAAATCTAGTTTTATAATGGAAGTAATATCTACAAGAATTGAACTGATGGAATATTACATTAGAAGAGGGTATCAAAATACAAATAGTTTTATAGAGTTTCCAAAATCAGAACTTTGGACACCTAATACAAATGAAGAACTTAAACTTTTAGTATTAAAAAAAACTATTTGATAAATAATTTATGTAAAGTTAGAGATATTAATAAAATTACAAAAATCTCAACTTGAAATATTTATTAACAACACTCCAACTCACAAACGCTCAAAGCTTTCATTCCTTGTTCATCTTCTGCTTTTTCAAAGAGTTCATCCAAATAAAAAGAGTTAGAACATACAAGATATAAAAGTGCCTCCTTTTCGTCATCTTTTGGGTCTCTTGTGTAATAAGCTTTTGGAATCATTGGAACTACTTTTTTCCAGTAGATATTCATATTTTTTGGATTTTCAAGAACCCTTAACATATTATCAATCACTAAACAAGCATTTTCAAAACAATCTATGTTTTTAAAGCTTACATACCTTTCATCAATTCTAATTTCATTGTTAGACATTTAAGTCTCCTTGTCGTATTTATATACAATTGTACTAGTTAATAAGTGATACTGCTATGTTATAATCTGAAGATTTACTGACATTTTACGAAAGAAAAGGGAAATATGGCGGAAGTATCAAGTGTTACCTTTCATTATGTGTTAAAAGCTTTAGAAAAAACAACAAATATCTCTATAGAAAAAATGTTAAATGAAGTTGAGTTATCACCTCTTGTTTTATCAAAACATGATGGCAAAATTGATAGTAAAAAACTATCTTTTATTTTTAGATATTGTATGAAAGAATCAAATAATCCAGCTTTAGCTTTGCATATTGGACAAGCTGTTTCTTATCAATCTTTGGGACTTTTAGGGTATTTACTTTTAAATACAAGTAGTTTAAAGCAGATGATTGAAAAGTTCAATTATTATCAAAAAGTAATAAGTGGA from Arcobacter suis CECT 7833 encodes:
- the mfd gene encoding transcription-repair coupling factor, which produces MKNIYEFLKNLKNEKRTKECQLLIVNDDRQAQIASDIVAYLGLKPFVLSDFRANFGDDLLSFSNELQDITRTLSSYYSYKKQDKILISPIRTISYPLPKEKCFDSFTISFADTIKIDELKSKLYNWGYYFVDIVTSEGEVSIRGDIIDICPLGSEFGYRVSLFDDEVESIRKFDIEDQKSTKDEIETFTINPAFLALDENSLSEINEKIENISSDAFIKDIHSLGFWYLDELGEYLPQNLSSFITIDALDELEEVYVFEEKRINKDKFLLTPQIYHSKNYQEIAPANVKEFISFHKEKKITIISGTEAKVKGYDLDLADKNIKYVLENYIINLVSDDEVIISLNKEVKKRRKKKVKLVLDELQLNDYVVHEKHGIGQYKGIEPVTVMGAKRDFVIVMYAGDDKLLIPVENIDLIDRYVADGSSYAMLDKLGKGSFAKLKDKVKDRLFEIANDIIKLAAARELVNGIKINTDKKILEDFQKSAGFDYTKDQKRSIKEIFADLSSGRVMDRLLSGDVGFGKTEVAMNAMLAVILDGFQAIFVCPTTLLATQHYHSMQKRFSEFGISIAKLDGKTSAKEKTHIKKGLASGEIKLVIGTHSLLEIQTDNLALVIIDEEHKFGVKQKEKLKHLREDVHIFSMSATPIPRTLNLALSKLKGMSSLLTPPTERLGVRTYVKEYSDKLIKEIILREKRRGGQLFYVHNNIASIEAKKRDIEQIVPGIKIQVIHSQIKPADAEKVIDAFENKEFDILLATSIVESGLHLPNANSIIIDGADRFGIADLHQLRGRVGRSNKEGFCYYIVEDKKQITEDAVKRLVALESNSYLGSGTALAHQDLEIRGGGNIIGVDQSGHIKQIGYGLYLKMLEDTLATLSGDDKKEKKTVDIKLAISAYISDDYIHEDRVRLELYRRLSRASEIQEVYAIEEEMEDRFGKPDVPTKQFIELIIIKILALNLGIQNISSYEMAITFTKVNDTKETIKSPSKDDDDIIATTLRYLRK
- a CDS encoding GNAT family N-acetyltransferase: MLDLEFKECQKNDIKEVVFIINEAYRAERKNNAWTTESHILTGIRVNEDVMGKLLDEKNTKTYISKVENKIVGTIQAKLDGENIHIGLFAVDTKFQAEGIGKKLLEFAENSSSKLWGKSSFIMEVISTRIELMEYYIRRGYQNTNSFIEFPKSELWTPNTNEELKLLVLKKTI
- the cowN gene encoding N(2)-fixation sustaining protein CowN codes for the protein MSNNEIRIDERYVSFKNIDCFENACLVIDNMLRVLENPKNMNIYWKKVVPMIPKAYYTRDPKDDEKEALLYLVCSNSFYLDELFEKAEDEQGMKALSVCELECC